In Streptomyces nodosus, one DNA window encodes the following:
- a CDS encoding AI-2E family transporter: MSQVPGWLSKLGAGLTQVGERLDERRAEVEKEHIGPGPSAAPESVPPPPAHSPDVPQRPHPVEAVPWGVRVAAEAGWRLLILAGTVWVLMRVISAIQLVVFAFVCALLITALLQPAVAWLRRHGVPRGPATAMTAILGFVIMGLIGWFVTWQVMENIDSLSNQIQDGIDELRRWLLDSPFHVTDKQINQIAKSLRDAIGANADQITSTGLEGVQVIVEALTGILLTVFSTLFLLYDGRRIWEWTLKLVPAAARPGVAGAGPQAWRTLTAYVRGTVIVALIDAIFIGLGIYFLNVPMAVPLAVFIFLFSFIPLVGAVASGALAVVVALVTQGVFTAIMTLVVVLAVQQIEGHILQPFILGRAVRVHPLAVVLSVTAGGMIAGIAGAVVAVPLVAVSNTVVGYLRSYAASSEEPAPAPQPAATLRPSAEPPVSPAGSVPSRPSVPPRPSTAPPQPETPPSQESPSEA; the protein is encoded by the coding sequence ATGTCGCAAGTGCCAGGGTGGCTCTCCAAGCTCGGCGCCGGACTGACCCAGGTGGGTGAGCGGCTCGACGAACGCCGCGCCGAGGTGGAGAAGGAGCACATCGGACCCGGGCCGTCCGCGGCACCGGAGAGCGTTCCCCCGCCACCGGCCCATTCCCCCGACGTACCGCAGCGCCCGCACCCCGTCGAGGCGGTGCCGTGGGGCGTACGGGTCGCGGCCGAGGCGGGCTGGCGGCTGCTCATCCTCGCGGGCACCGTCTGGGTGCTGATGCGGGTCATCAGCGCCATCCAGCTGGTGGTGTTCGCCTTTGTGTGCGCGCTCCTCATCACGGCGCTGCTCCAGCCGGCCGTGGCCTGGCTGAGGCGTCACGGGGTGCCCCGGGGGCCGGCGACCGCGATGACCGCGATCCTCGGCTTCGTCATCATGGGCCTCATCGGCTGGTTCGTGACCTGGCAGGTCATGGAGAACATCGACTCGCTCTCCAACCAGATCCAGGACGGCATCGACGAGTTGCGCCGTTGGCTGCTCGACAGTCCGTTCCATGTCACCGACAAGCAGATCAACCAGATCGCCAAGAGCCTGCGCGACGCGATCGGCGCCAACGCCGACCAGATCACCTCCACGGGCCTGGAGGGCGTGCAGGTCATCGTCGAGGCGCTGACCGGCATTCTGCTGACGGTCTTCTCGACCCTCTTCCTGCTGTACGACGGCCGCCGCATCTGGGAGTGGACGCTGAAGCTGGTGCCCGCGGCGGCGCGGCCGGGCGTGGCGGGCGCGGGCCCGCAGGCCTGGCGGACGCTGACGGCCTATGTCCGCGGCACGGTGATCGTGGCCCTGATCGACGCGATCTTCATCGGCCTGGGCATCTACTTCCTCAATGTCCCCATGGCCGTGCCGCTCGCCGTGTTCATCTTCCTCTTCTCCTTCATCCCCCTGGTGGGCGCGGTCGCGTCGGGTGCGCTGGCGGTGGTGGTGGCGCTGGTGACCCAGGGCGTCTTCACCGCCATCATGACGCTGGTCGTGGTCCTGGCGGTGCAGCAGATCGAGGGTCATATCCTGCAGCCGTTCATCCTGGGCCGCGCGGTACGGGTCCATCCGCTGGCGGTCGTACTGTCGGTGACGGCCGGCGGGATGATCGCCGGGATCGCCGGAGCCGTGGTGGCGGTGCCGCTGGTGGCGGTCTCGAACACGGTCGTGGGTTATCTGCGTTCGTACGCGGCGTCGTCCGAGGAGCCAGCACCGGCCCCGCAGCCGGCCGCGACGCTCCGACCGTCTGCCGAGCCCCCGGTGAGCCCCGCGGGGAGTGTCCCGTCCCGGCCGAGTGTGCCGCCCCGGCCGTCGACTGCTCCGCCGCAGCCGGAGACGCCGCCGTCGCAGGAGAGCCCCTCCGAGGCCTGA
- a CDS encoding alkyl hydroperoxide reductase, which translates to MSLDSLKSAVPDYAKDLKLNLGSVIGNSDLPAQQLWGTVLATAIASRSPIVLRELEPEAKANLTPEAYGAAKAAAAVMAMNNVFYRTRHLLSDHEYGTLRAGLRMNVIGNPGVDKVDFELWSFAVSAINGCGMCLDSHEQVLRKAGVEREVIQEAFKIASVVQAVGVTLDAEAVLAE; encoded by the coding sequence ATGTCCCTCGACTCCCTCAAGTCCGCCGTACCGGACTACGCCAAGGACCTGAAGCTCAACCTGGGCTCGGTCATCGGCAACTCCGACCTGCCCGCGCAGCAGCTGTGGGGCACCGTGCTGGCCACGGCGATCGCCTCGCGCTCGCCGATCGTGCTGCGCGAGCTGGAGCCGGAGGCGAAGGCGAACCTCACGCCGGAGGCGTACGGTGCGGCGAAGGCCGCGGCCGCCGTCATGGCGATGAACAACGTCTTCTACCGCACGCGCCATCTGCTCTCCGACCACGAGTACGGCACGCTGCGCGCGGGTCTGCGGATGAACGTCATCGGCAACCCCGGGGTCGACAAGGTCGACTTCGAGCTGTGGTCGTTCGCCGTGTCGGCCATCAACGGCTGTGGGATGTGCCTGGACTCGCACGAGCAGGTGCTCCGCAAGGCCGGTGTGGAACGTGAGGTCATCCAGGAGGCGTTCAAGATCGCCTCGGTGGTCCAGGCGGTCGGCGTGACGCTGGACGCGGAGGCGGTCCTCGCGGAGTAG
- a CDS encoding peroxiredoxin — MLTVGDKFPEFELTACVSLEKGAEFEQINHKTYEGKWKIVFAWPKDFTFVCPTEIAAFGKLNDEFADRDAQILGFSGDSEFVHHAWRKDHPDLLELPFPMMADSKHELMRALGIEGEDGFAQRAVFIVDQNNEIQFTMVTAGSVGRNPKEVLRVLDALQTDELCPCNWSKGEETLDPVKLLAGE, encoded by the coding sequence GTGCTCACTGTCGGTGACAAGTTCCCCGAGTTCGAACTGACCGCCTGCGTCTCGCTGGAGAAGGGCGCGGAGTTCGAGCAGATCAACCACAAGACCTACGAGGGCAAGTGGAAGATCGTCTTCGCTTGGCCCAAGGACTTCACCTTCGTGTGCCCGACCGAGATCGCGGCCTTCGGCAAGCTGAACGACGAGTTCGCCGACCGTGACGCCCAGATCCTCGGTTTCTCCGGTGACTCCGAGTTCGTGCACCACGCCTGGCGCAAGGACCACCCGGACCTGCTCGAGCTGCCCTTCCCGATGATGGCCGACTCCAAGCACGAGCTGATGCGTGCCCTGGGCATCGAGGGCGAGGACGGCTTCGCCCAGCGTGCCGTCTTCATCGTGGACCAGAACAACGAGATCCAGTTCACCATGGTGACCGCCGGTTCCGTCGGCCGTAACCCCAAGGAGGTTCTGCGGGTCCTGGACGCCCTGCAGACCGACGAGCTGTGCCCCTGCAACTGGAGCAAGGGCGAGGAGACCCTCGACCCGGTCAAGCTGCTGGCCGGTGAGTGA